One segment of Pirellulaceae bacterium DNA contains the following:
- a CDS encoding Ig-like domain-containing protein → MIQRLTLSGKRARSRRSSRIARPLLSEQLETRALLAGDLMQNPASITDVNADGLTTPVDVLLILNELNHGGARSLVSGEDPANTALFYDVSGDAFLSPMDALMVLNQLNAEGEDELLVQIRLEVTDVDGAVIDSIDANSTFVLSGYVKDLTEREDGGVFSGYLDVNYSSDLAAVSSDIRHGPSYGNAPSGDSSTPGLIDEVGSIDGLSPLGPTERLLFNVDMLAEATGNVTFAPSFADVSPLHDVLLFGADSPVAEDEIMFVGTSLQIGATEAPVAEDDFYESTWDVVLAVDAENGVLANDLDAAGGTLTASLVDDAGNGVVELAADGSFNYTPNQGFAGIDSFTYVANTAGAASNVATVQIDVKAVNRPPVAVDDEYATPEDSVLNTVVGVLANDFDPDGDALNSRFVTLPSHGSLQLNGNGNFTYTPDQDFFGFDSFIYLANDGLLDSNEANVTIEVTAVNDGPVAVPDFYMTGAGTQLTVAAADGVLVNDVDPEGEGLSASVVELPQNGAVQLELDGSFVYTPNADFVGEDTFTYVASDDVDTSNVATVTITVSDDILMNFRLEATNAEGTPVTAVSPGSQVNLNVYVEDVRSTSPDGVFSAYLDVVYSDNAMLVSEQLSFNEIYANQRSGDLSTAGVIDEAGAFDGLAPLGPDELLLFSASFVAGGVGTMVFASDPAELLPAHEVLLYNFDDPIQSEFINYGSVEVTIEQGDPPIAVDDQYETREDAVLVVSAENGVLANDSDPDGDVLTAILVDAPSHGVLELVDDGSFRYTPEDNYFGSDTFTYQASDGANLSNVAMVTIDVIPVIDAPVAVDDFYVIDDMDPLVVDAESGVLSNDFDLEGKTMSAVLADPPQNGTLDLQADGAFVYTPDTGFVGRDTYTYRAEADGELSNLATVTIDVGNLLPSSVQGMVYFDTNDDGQVGEAENRIANVKITLRGTNLLDEEIFLETNTATDGTFAFDGLLQGNYILTEFQPAFTVDGKDTIDGEESLRSDRFSIKLPAGVDAGQYNFGDRGLDSKYIVNSQFFASRRLEGLWTRIAPNGQSDWYNADLAWSEFDSISVKLSESGTSAEIRARADGVEQLSTVSLTRSRTVHLTGDENGYIFQVDGQPEDHGIQRPSSLSASAVDELFANDQ, encoded by the coding sequence ATGATTCAACGCCTAACACTGAGTGGTAAGCGAGCGCGGAGTCGTCGATCTAGTCGCATCGCACGACCGCTGCTGTCCGAGCAACTTGAAACGCGAGCATTATTGGCCGGCGATCTCATGCAGAATCCGGCCAGCATTACGGATGTGAATGCTGATGGGTTGACGACGCCCGTTGACGTGCTCCTGATCTTGAATGAATTGAATCATGGCGGGGCGAGATCTCTTGTCTCGGGAGAAGATCCCGCTAATACAGCCTTGTTTTACGATGTGAGCGGCGATGCGTTTCTGAGCCCCATGGACGCGTTAATGGTTCTGAATCAACTCAACGCCGAAGGGGAAGACGAGTTGCTCGTTCAAATCCGTTTAGAGGTAACGGATGTTGACGGAGCCGTGATTGATAGCATCGACGCCAATTCAACCTTCGTGCTGAGTGGGTATGTGAAGGATCTGACCGAACGTGAAGATGGTGGTGTCTTCTCTGGCTATCTGGATGTGAACTACAGCAGCGATTTGGCGGCCGTCAGTTCCGATATTCGACACGGTCCTTCTTATGGGAACGCTCCGTCTGGTGACAGCTCTACACCCGGATTGATTGACGAGGTGGGCTCGATCGATGGACTCAGTCCTTTGGGACCTACAGAACGACTTTTGTTCAATGTCGATATGCTGGCTGAGGCGACCGGTAACGTAACCTTTGCTCCTAGCTTTGCCGATGTTTCGCCTCTGCACGACGTACTGCTTTTCGGAGCCGATTCACCGGTTGCCGAAGACGAAATCATGTTCGTTGGAACCTCGTTGCAAATTGGGGCGACGGAAGCGCCGGTGGCAGAAGATGATTTCTATGAATCGACTTGGGACGTTGTGCTGGCAGTCGATGCTGAAAATGGCGTACTCGCCAATGATCTGGATGCTGCGGGTGGCACCTTGACTGCCTCTCTCGTTGATGATGCTGGCAATGGGGTCGTCGAATTAGCTGCGGACGGCTCCTTTAACTACACGCCAAATCAGGGATTCGCTGGAATCGATAGCTTCACTTACGTGGCAAACACGGCTGGTGCGGCCTCGAATGTGGCGACTGTTCAGATTGATGTAAAGGCCGTCAACCGACCCCCTGTTGCCGTCGATGATGAATACGCGACCCCTGAAGATTCGGTGTTGAATACAGTCGTTGGCGTGTTGGCCAACGATTTTGACCCTGACGGTGACGCGTTGAATTCACGATTCGTTACCTTGCCGTCGCACGGATCACTCCAGCTCAATGGAAATGGGAATTTCACTTATACGCCGGACCAAGACTTTTTCGGCTTCGATTCCTTCATCTATCTGGCTAATGACGGATTGCTGGACTCCAACGAGGCGAACGTCACCATCGAAGTTACGGCGGTCAATGACGGGCCTGTGGCCGTCCCTGATTTTTACATGACCGGTGCAGGAACTCAGCTCACGGTGGCTGCTGCCGATGGTGTGCTGGTCAACGATGTTGATCCCGAGGGCGAGGGCTTATCGGCATCGGTCGTCGAGTTGCCGCAGAATGGTGCTGTGCAGCTAGAACTTGACGGGTCGTTTGTCTACACGCCGAACGCCGATTTCGTGGGCGAAGACACGTTTACCTACGTGGCGAGTGATGATGTGGATACATCGAATGTCGCAACAGTAACCATTACTGTTTCGGATGACATACTGATGAATTTCCGCTTGGAAGCTACCAATGCAGAAGGCACTCCTGTGACGGCTGTGTCACCCGGGAGTCAGGTGAATCTGAATGTCTATGTCGAAGATGTTCGTAGTACATCGCCTGACGGCGTGTTTTCGGCCTACTTGGATGTCGTCTATTCTGATAATGCCATGCTCGTTAGTGAGCAGCTGTCATTTAACGAGATTTACGCCAATCAGCGATCGGGAGATCTTTCGACCGCCGGAGTGATCGATGAAGCGGGTGCCTTTGATGGTCTGGCGCCACTTGGCCCCGACGAGCTACTTCTGTTCAGTGCCTCGTTCGTCGCCGGTGGAGTTGGCACGATGGTGTTCGCGTCGGATCCGGCCGAATTGCTACCGGCTCACGAAGTCTTGCTCTACAACTTTGATGATCCAATTCAGTCTGAATTTATCAACTATGGCTCGGTCGAAGTCACGATTGAGCAAGGCGATCCACCGATTGCCGTCGATGATCAATACGAAACACGCGAGGATGCCGTGTTGGTCGTGTCAGCCGAGAATGGAGTGTTGGCCAATGACTCGGATCCCGACGGAGACGTCTTGACAGCGATCTTGGTGGACGCACCTTCTCATGGTGTTTTGGAACTCGTCGATGATGGTAGCTTCCGCTACACACCCGAAGACAATTACTTCGGATCGGATACCTTCACTTATCAGGCCTCCGATGGAGCCAATTTGTCGAATGTGGCAATGGTTACGATTGATGTGATTCCAGTCATCGACGCTCCTGTTGCGGTCGATGATTTCTATGTCATCGATGACATGGATCCATTGGTTGTCGATGCTGAATCAGGAGTGCTCTCGAACGATTTCGATCTTGAAGGCAAAACGATGAGCGCCGTGCTGGCCGATCCACCCCAAAACGGTACGCTTGATTTGCAAGCAGACGGGGCCTTTGTCTACACACCCGATACGGGATTCGTCGGTCGAGATACTTACACCTATCGAGCGGAAGCCGATGGCGAGCTCTCGAATCTCGCCACCGTCACGATCGATGTTGGTAATCTGCTTCCAAGTTCGGTCCAGGGAATGGTTTACTTCGATACCAACGATGACGGTCAAGTTGGTGAGGCCGAGAATCGTATTGCAAATGTGAAAATCACTCTCAGAGGGACCAATTTGCTGGATGAAGAGATCTTCCTGGAAACCAACACCGCCACCGATGGGACCTTTGCCTTCGATGGCTTGTTGCAGGGAAATTACATCCTAACTGAGTTCCAGCCAGCGTTTACTGTGGATGGGAAGGATACAATTGACGGAGAAGAGTCGTTACGAAGCGATCGCTTCAGTATTAAGCTCCCGGCGGGCGTTGACGCTGGGCAATACAATTTTGGCGATCGAGGCCTGGACTCCAAGTACATCGTTAATTCGCAATTCTTCGCCTCACGTCGACTCGAAGGTCTCTGGACCAGGATTGCCCCCAACGGACAATCGGATTGGTACAACGCAGATTTGGCCTGGAGTGAATTCGATTCGATTTCGGTCAAATTATCCGAGAGTGGCACCAGTGCTGAAATTCGGGCACGAGCGGATGGAGTCGAGCAGTTGTCGACTGTTTCATTGACCCGAAGTCGAACCGTGCATCTGACAGG